TCCGGCTGGTGTTGGCGGGAGAGCGCCACCGCCTGGCCGCCGTCGCGGGCCTCGGCGACGATGTCCAGCTCCGGCCAGACTCTCTGCAGCGCCGCGCGCAGCTGTTCGCGCATCAGGCGTTCGTCGTCGGCTATCAGGGCGGTAAGCGTGGGCATGGCTCTCTTTCAGGTCAGGGCGAAGGGCAGGGCGATGACGGCGAGCGTGCCGCCGGACGCCGGCGCCTCCAGGGTCAGCTCGGCTTGCTGGCCGTACAGCAGAGACAGCCGCTCGCGGATGTTGGCCAGGCCCATGCCTTGGCCGGGTTGCTCTGGAAAGCCGGCGCCGTCGTCGCGCACTTCCAGCCTGAGTTTGCCGTCCAGCACTTTGGCGCCGATGTTGATCGCGCCGCCGTCCGCCATCGGCTCCAGGCCGTGCTTGACGGCGTTTTCCACCAGCGTCTGCAGCATCATCACCGGGAAGCGCGCCGGCAGCAAGGCGTCCGGCACGGCGATAGTCACCCGCAGCCTCTCCTCCATCCGCAGCTGCATGATGTCCAGATAGGCGCGGGACAGCTCCAGCTGCATGCCCAGGCTGGTTTCGCCCGGCGAGTCGCGCCATTCCGGCAGCGAGGAGCGCAGGTAGCGGATCAGCGCCTTCTGCATCGCCAGCGCCCTGGCGGGCGAGTCCTCCATCAACTGGCACACCGAGGACAGGGTGTTGAACAGAAAATGGGGCTCGATCTGCGCCTGCAGCGCGCCCATCCGCGCTTCCGCCAATTGGCGGCGCAGCGCTTCCAGCTCCGCTTGCCGCTCGGCCTCCTCGCCGCGGGCGCGGGCCTGGCTCGCCGCCTGGTCGGCCTGATACTTGCCGCCGGCCAGTATCTTCACCAAGCCGGAGACCAGCACCGCGGCCAAGGCCAGCAGCGCCAGGCCCAGGATCGCGCCCAGCAGCAGCGCCAGCAATGCGGCCAGCGCCAGCCGGCCCCAGCCCATGCGCGCCACCTTGTCGACGAATAGCCACCAGTAGCGCTCCAGCGCGCGCAGCAGCCGGTCGGCGTCGCTGGGCGAGGCGACGCGGCGTGGATCATTCATGGGCGGATTCCTTTTCCGGTGCCGGCAGCGCCAGGCGGCGCGGCCGAACGAAGAATTTGGCGGCGGCGGATCCCAGGATCAGCCAGATCAGCAGTCCCGGCAACAGCAGCAGGCCGCAAACCAGGATGGCCAGCAGCGACAGCAGCGCGAAGCGGCCCCAGCCGACATCGGCCAGCCAGTCCAGATACTGCCGCCAGTAAACCGGTATTTTACGGCCAAGCGCGCGCAGGTCGTCCAGCGCCGATGGTGTGGTGTCGCGAGTCATGCCTTTCTCCTTGCGTTGGGGTGTGGGCTGACTGTAGCGGCCGCGATATTCCGCTGACAGCGGAATGCGACGAAACGCCGAATGCCGGTCATGAAACGCGGCAGGCGGGGACGAGCGGGACAAAAAACGGGGATGCCCGTTGCCGAGCGTCCCCGTCCCGTGTTTTTACAGGCCTAATGCTCGCTCCAGCGCGCGCATTTCTTCGCGCCAGGTTTGCTGCAGTTGCGGTTTCTGATGCTTGGGCTTGCGCGAAAGATCGGCGTTCAGCAGCGTTTCCAGCTCGCACAGCCTCTGCCATTGCGCGTCCTCGCCGCCGGCGCCTCCCGCCGATGCGTGGCGATCCGCCGGCCGCTCAGACGGCGCGGCGGCGGGCGCCGGCGCGGAGAACAGCGCGGCATACGCCGCGTCCGCGTCCGGCCACTCGGTCAGCCGGCCGTCGCGCAGCACCCAGAATCGGTTGCAGGCGGCCTCGATCAGCTCGCGGTCGTGCGAGACCAGCAAGGCGCCGCCGGGGAAGGCGGCCAGCGCCTCGGCCAGCTCGCGCTTGCCGTCCAGATCCAGGTGGTTGGTGGGCTCGTCCAGCCATAGCAGGTGGTGGCTGGCCAGCGACAGCGCCAGAAACAGCAGCCGCGCGCGTTCGCCGCCGCTGAGCGATTCCACTTTCTGGCCATGGCGCGGGTAGGCGAAGCCGGCGGCGATCAAGGCCTGCCGGCGCGCGGTTTCCGGCAGCGGCGACAGCGGATAGAGCGCGTCGATCAGCGTCGCCTCGTCGGCCAGCTGCCGTAGCGACTGGTCGTAATAGGCGATGCGGGCCGCCGGATGCCAGCGCCAGCCGGCGCGCGGCTCGCCGGTCTGGATGTCGGCCCAGCACTGGCGCAGCAGCGACGATTTGCCGGCGCCGTTGGCGCCCAGCAGCGCCACCCGGTCGCCGGGCCGCAGCCACAGCCCGGCGGCGGCGAACAGCGGCGGCAGGCCGGGCGCGGCCGACACCGGCAGCGACTCGAAGGCCAGCAGGCTGTCGGCCGACAGCGCCTGGCCTTGCAGGCTGAGCCGCCACGGGCTGCCGCGGCTGACGAAAGTCTGCTCGTCCTTCAGCCGGTCGACGCGCTTTTCCATCGACTTGGCCTTGCGTACCAGTTTTTCGTTGTCATGCTCGCGGCCCCAGATCGCCAGCCGCTTGCTGCTGGCGGCCAGGCGGTCTATCTCTTTTTGCTCGCCGGCGCGGCGCGCGCGCGCGGCTTCGTCGGCCTCGGCCAGCTCGGCCAGCGCCTGGCTGCACG
This genomic window from Chromobacterium phragmitis contains:
- a CDS encoding ABC-F family ATP-binding cassette domain-containing protein, with the protein product MTTLISALSVQLDAGHGPLFQDLSFTVKLGDRIGLIGHNGCGKSTLLKLLSGQLEPNSGEIQYAAACRLQHVEQHLPERLYALSARQALQEAVEPDQHWRVDSLLADLELEAQADTPVSGLSGGQHTRLLLGRAVLRQPNLLLLDEPSNHLDLPSLLWLEDFLSRWPGGFILVSHDARLLDNATRRSWVMRDARLYRFDLPCSQALAELAEADEAARARRAGEQKEIDRLAASSKRLAIWGREHDNEKLVRKAKSMEKRVDRLKDEQTFVSRGSPWRLSLQGQALSADSLLAFESLPVSAAPGLPPLFAAAGLWLRPGDRVALLGANGAGKSSLLRQCWADIQTGEPRAGWRWHPAARIAYYDQSLRQLADEATLIDALYPLSPLPETARRQALIAAGFAYPRHGQKVESLSGGERARLLFLALSLASHHLLWLDEPTNHLDLDGKRELAEALAAFPGGALLVSHDRELIEAACNRFWVLRDGRLTEWPDADAAYAALFSAPAPAAAPSERPADRHASAGGAGGEDAQWQRLCELETLLNADLSRKPKHQKPQLQQTWREEMRALERALGL
- a CDS encoding sensor histidine kinase, whose product is MNDPRRVASPSDADRLLRALERYWWLFVDKVARMGWGRLALAALLALLLGAILGLALLALAAVLVSGLVKILAGGKYQADQAASQARARGEEAERQAELEALRRQLAEARMGALQAQIEPHFLFNTLSSVCQLMEDSPARALAMQKALIRYLRSSLPEWRDSPGETSLGMQLELSRAYLDIMQLRMEERLRVTIAVPDALLPARFPVMMLQTLVENAVKHGLEPMADGGAINIGAKVLDGKLRLEVRDDGAGFPEQPGQGMGLANIRERLSLLYGQQAELTLEAPASGGTLAVIALPFALT